The Lysobacter enzymogenes genome window below encodes:
- a CDS encoding calcium-binding protein, whose protein sequence is MNANHHALLDTPEQDVLHAAPPAAAVAAPLAGAIAGEGNDIVDGDAGDNVLDGLGGQDFLFGGDGADTLIGGTGNDTLDGGDDDASDVFRFEAGFGQDTIVNRRRGTAGSVDAIEFGAGIAAADVKVRRDYYGLTLTIAGSTDRIRIDGYFAPSLDPASADGLPIDEVRFADGTVWRLADLLAMLVVPTEQDDGLSFGADSDIVNLLGGNDIVYAGDGDDIVLGGAGDDMLVGEDGDDSLAGGNGNDTLYGGKGADLLQGGAGDDMLWDGANDDGSDAGLNSDDRLNGGAGNDYLHGGGGSDTYRFDKGFGNDILQEERTYFDTARNTIEFGAGIKAADLLVRREGMGLLLSLAGSSDTVLIQNYFADYQDDSFQIASVRFADGTVWDEAQLLSRLPGPSESDDVVSGTAGNDTLAGLGGNDLLLGQGGDDVLRGGDGHDTLRGGAGNDRLEGGLGQDALDGGAGDDILDAGEDGGSMYGGTGADLMIGGSGNNHMEGGYDNDSDIFRFGPRFGQSMIFNSSARTDGVVDAIEFGAGISAADVKAMRRGESLILAVPGTGDSIMVYEHFSYGPEHSASHRIDEVRFADGTVWTLADLTAMLLEASAQDDGISLTDGDDSIDALAGNDYVNGYAGDDILLGGAGDDFLYGGDGDDRLVGGDDNDVLTGGAGNNVLLGGNGSDALRGGDDDDRLNGGAGDDVLTGYLGSDTYRFDKGFGNDRIADYDDYGAGDIDTIEFGVGIKAADIAVQRQNAALVLAVAGTGDTVTIDNHFGDYANFQIERVRFADGTIWTAADLLARLPAPGAGDDQWTGGDGNDTIDGLSGHDTLSGRGGDDTLRGGDDTDVLRGESGNDLLQGDSGADTLDGGLGDDSLHGGDGDDTLVGNLGNDVLDGGAGNDQLVGDTGMDVYCFDVGFGNDTIYDYFPMMYRDFEKNAIEFGAGISAADIEVRQVGQDLLLAMVGSTDTVTVTGQFGDWDYGMGSTVFGVDAVRFEDGTVWNRADIFARLPGSSGIAEASGLVQAMAESGGAALAASPSLAQVCGNNAFTILPV, encoded by the coding sequence ATGAACGCGAACCACCACGCGCTGCTCGACACGCCGGAACAGGACGTCCTGCACGCAGCTCCGCCCGCCGCAGCCGTCGCCGCACCGCTCGCCGGCGCGATCGCCGGCGAAGGCAACGACATCGTCGACGGCGACGCCGGCGACAACGTCCTCGACGGACTCGGCGGCCAGGACTTCCTGTTCGGCGGCGACGGCGCCGACACCCTGATCGGCGGAACCGGCAACGATACGCTGGACGGCGGCGACGACGACGCCAGCGACGTCTTCCGGTTCGAGGCCGGCTTCGGCCAGGACACCATCGTCAATCGCCGCCGCGGCACCGCCGGCAGCGTCGATGCGATCGAGTTCGGCGCGGGCATCGCCGCCGCCGACGTCAAGGTCAGACGCGACTACTACGGGCTGACGTTGACGATCGCCGGCAGCACCGACCGGATCCGCATCGACGGGTACTTCGCGCCTTCGCTCGACCCCGCGTCCGCGGACGGCCTCCCGATCGACGAAGTCCGCTTCGCCGACGGTACGGTGTGGCGGTTGGCCGACCTGCTCGCGATGCTCGTCGTCCCGACCGAGCAGGACGACGGGCTTTCGTTCGGCGCCGACAGCGACATCGTCAACCTGCTGGGAGGCAACGACATCGTCTATGCCGGCGACGGCGACGACATCGTTCTCGGCGGCGCCGGCGACGACATGCTGGTCGGCGAGGACGGCGACGACAGCCTCGCCGGCGGCAACGGCAACGATACCCTGTACGGCGGCAAAGGCGCCGATCTGCTGCAGGGCGGCGCCGGCGACGACATGCTGTGGGACGGAGCCAACGACGACGGCAGCGACGCCGGACTCAACAGCGACGACCGCCTGAACGGTGGCGCCGGCAACGACTACTTGCACGGCGGCGGCGGCAGCGACACCTATCGCTTCGACAAAGGATTCGGCAACGACATCCTTCAAGAAGAAAGGACATACTTCGATACCGCCCGAAACACGATCGAGTTCGGCGCCGGGATCAAGGCGGCTGACCTTCTCGTGCGCCGCGAGGGCATGGGGCTGCTGCTGAGCCTGGCCGGCAGCAGCGATACGGTCCTGATCCAGAACTATTTCGCCGATTACCAGGACGACAGCTTCCAGATCGCCAGCGTGCGTTTCGCCGATGGCACCGTCTGGGACGAAGCCCAGTTGCTCTCGCGCCTGCCGGGGCCGAGCGAATCGGACGATGTGGTCTCCGGCACGGCCGGCAACGATACGCTCGCCGGACTCGGCGGCAACGATCTGCTGCTCGGCCAGGGCGGCGACGATGTCCTGCGCGGCGGCGACGGCCACGACACCCTGCGCGGCGGCGCCGGCAACGACCGGCTGGAAGGCGGCCTGGGCCAGGACGCGTTGGACGGCGGCGCCGGCGACGACATCCTCGACGCCGGCGAGGACGGCGGATCCATGTACGGCGGCACCGGCGCGGACCTGATGATCGGCGGCAGCGGCAACAACCACATGGAAGGCGGCTACGACAACGACAGCGACATTTTCCGGTTCGGGCCGCGCTTCGGGCAGAGCATGATCTTCAATTCGAGCGCGCGCACCGACGGCGTCGTCGACGCGATCGAGTTCGGCGCCGGCATTTCGGCCGCCGACGTCAAGGCGATGCGCCGCGGCGAGTCGTTGATCCTGGCCGTGCCCGGCACCGGCGACTCGATCATGGTCTACGAACACTTCAGCTACGGGCCCGAGCACAGCGCCAGCCACCGGATCGACGAGGTCCGCTTCGCCGACGGCACCGTCTGGACCCTGGCCGACCTGACCGCGATGCTGCTCGAAGCCAGCGCCCAGGACGACGGGATCTCGCTGACCGACGGCGACGATTCCATCGATGCGCTGGCCGGCAACGACTACGTCAACGGGTACGCCGGCGACGACATCCTGCTCGGCGGCGCCGGCGACGACTTCCTGTACGGCGGCGACGGCGACGATCGGCTCGTCGGCGGCGACGACAACGACGTCCTGACCGGCGGCGCGGGCAACAACGTTCTGCTCGGCGGCAACGGGAGCGACGCACTGCGCGGAGGCGACGACGACGACCGTCTCAACGGCGGCGCCGGCGACGATGTGCTGACCGGATACCTGGGCAGCGACACCTATCGTTTCGACAAGGGTTTCGGCAACGACAGGATCGCCGACTACGACGATTATGGCGCCGGCGACATCGACACGATCGAGTTCGGCGTCGGGATCAAGGCCGCCGATATTGCGGTGCAGCGCCAGAACGCAGCCCTGGTTCTGGCCGTGGCCGGCACCGGCGATACGGTGACGATCGACAACCATTTCGGCGATTACGCCAATTTCCAGATCGAACGCGTCCGCTTCGCCGACGGCACGATCTGGACGGCGGCGGACCTGCTGGCGCGCCTGCCCGCCCCCGGCGCGGGCGACGACCAATGGACGGGCGGCGACGGCAACGACACGATCGACGGCCTGAGCGGCCACGATACGCTGTCCGGCCGGGGCGGCGACGACACCTTGCGCGGCGGCGACGACACTGACGTTTTGCGCGGCGAATCCGGCAACGACCTGCTGCAGGGCGACAGCGGCGCCGACACGCTGGACGGCGGCCTCGGCGACGACAGCCTGCACGGCGGCGACGGCGACGATACCCTCGTCGGCAACCTGGGCAACGACGTGCTCGACGGCGGAGCCGGCAACGACCAACTGGTCGGCGACACCGGCATGGACGTCTATTGCTTCGACGTGGGTTTCGGCAACGACACCATTTACGACTACTTCCCGATGATGTACCGCGACTTCGAGAAGAATGCGATCGAGTTCGGCGCCGGAATCTCCGCAGCCGATATCGAAGTGCGGCAAGTGGGGCAAGACCTGCTGCTGGCGATGGTCGGCAGCACCGATACGGTCACCGTGACCGGCCAGTTCGGCGACTGGGACTACGGTATGGGAAGCACCGTCTTCGGCGTCGATGCAGTCCGCTTCGAAGACGGAACGGTGTGGAACAGGGCGGACATCTTCGCGCGTCTGCCCGGCTCCAGCGGCATCGCCGAAGCCTCGGGACTGGTCCAGGCGATGGCCGAATCCGGCGGCGCGGCCTTGGCCGCATCGCCGTCGCTGGCGCAGGTCTGCGGCAACAACGCCTTCACGATCCTGCCGGTCTGA
- a CDS encoding proprotein convertase P-domain-containing protein has protein sequence MKRICGSLMLLGLSISAALAAPASRPAAFDHANLSGLDKIALRSMPAVDVAKLKAEDRVREARGDIPRFAQPMTVDMTPQNSGVWESVDADTLIWRQRVRSEKALSLNFGFTDFYMPEGGRLLVYPATQAAGGDRALISQYDASNNNAQRQLWTAVVPGAEAVIEVVVPRAKADQLRLHLTKVNHDYVGFGPLARRLAEQNGEKGVSGSCNIDVVCPEGDGRRDIIRSVAAYSKNGSLACTGSLVNNTANDRKMYFLTAHHCGMGTASTAASIVVYWNYQNSTCRAPNTPASGANGDGSMSQSQTGSTVKATYATSDFTLLELNNAANPAFNLFWAGWDRRDQNYPGAIAIHHPNVAEKRISNSTSPTSFVAWGGGAGTTHLNVQWQPTGGVTEPGSSGSPIYSPEKRVLGQLHGGPSSCSATGTNRSDQYGRVFTSWTGGGAAASRLSDWLDPANTGAQFIDGLDSGGGTPNVPPTANFSFTTSGLTATFTDSSSDSDGSISSRSWNFGDGTTSTATNPSKTYSAAGTYNVTLTVTDNGGATNTKTSAVTVSGGPGAQTYTNDTDVAIPDNATVESNIVVSGRTGNGSATTPIQVTIYHTYRSDLKVDLVAPDGTVYNLHNRTGGSADNIIQTFTKDLSSEALNGTWKLRVNDNATADTGRIDKWSITF, from the coding sequence ATGAAACGCATTTGTGGTTCCCTGATGTTGCTCGGTTTGTCGATCAGCGCCGCTCTCGCCGCGCCGGCTTCGCGGCCCGCGGCGTTCGATCACGCCAATCTTTCCGGCCTCGACAAGATCGCCCTGCGCAGCATGCCGGCGGTCGACGTGGCCAAGCTCAAGGCCGAGGATCGCGTGCGCGAAGCGCGCGGCGACATCCCGCGCTTCGCCCAGCCGATGACGGTCGACATGACGCCGCAGAACTCCGGCGTGTGGGAGTCGGTCGACGCCGACACCCTGATCTGGCGCCAGCGCGTGCGTTCGGAGAAGGCGCTGTCGCTGAACTTCGGCTTCACCGATTTCTACATGCCCGAAGGCGGCCGCCTGCTGGTGTATCCGGCCACCCAGGCCGCCGGCGGCGACCGCGCCCTGATCAGCCAGTACGACGCCAGCAACAACAACGCGCAGCGCCAGCTGTGGACGGCGGTGGTGCCGGGCGCCGAAGCGGTCATCGAAGTGGTGGTGCCGCGCGCCAAGGCCGATCAGCTGCGCCTGCATCTGACCAAGGTCAACCACGACTACGTCGGCTTCGGCCCGCTGGCGCGCCGCCTGGCCGAGCAGAACGGCGAGAAGGGCGTGTCCGGTTCGTGCAACATCGACGTGGTCTGCCCCGAAGGCGACGGCCGCCGCGACATCATCCGCTCGGTGGCGGCGTACTCCAAGAACGGTTCGCTGGCCTGCACCGGCTCGCTGGTCAACAACACCGCCAACGACCGGAAGATGTACTTCCTGACCGCGCACCACTGCGGCATGGGCACCGCCTCGACCGCCGCGTCGATCGTGGTGTACTGGAACTACCAGAACTCGACCTGCCGCGCGCCGAACACGCCGGCCAGCGGCGCCAACGGCGACGGCTCGATGAGCCAGAGCCAGACCGGCTCGACGGTCAAGGCGACCTACGCCACCTCCGACTTCACCCTGCTCGAGTTGAACAACGCGGCCAACCCGGCGTTCAACCTGTTCTGGGCCGGTTGGGACCGCCGCGACCAGAACTATCCGGGCGCGATCGCCATCCATCACCCGAACGTGGCCGAGAAGCGCATCAGCAACTCGACCAGCCCGACCTCGTTCGTGGCCTGGGGCGGCGGCGCCGGCACCACCCACTTGAACGTGCAGTGGCAGCCGACCGGCGGCGTGACCGAGCCGGGTTCGTCGGGTTCGCCGATCTACAGCCCGGAAAAGCGCGTGCTCGGCCAGCTGCACGGCGGCCCGTCGAGCTGCAGCGCGACCGGCACCAACCGCAGCGACCAGTACGGCCGCGTGTTCACCTCGTGGACCGGCGGCGGCGCCGCGGCTTCGCGCCTGAGCGACTGGCTCGATCCGGCCAACACCGGCGCGCAGTTCATCGACGGCCTGGATTCGGGCGGCGGCACGCCGAACGTTCCGCCGACCGCGAACTTCAGCTTCACCACCAGCGGCCTGACCGCGACCTTCACCGACAGCTCCAGCGACAGCGACGGCAGCATCAGCTCGCGCAGCTGGAACTTCGGCGACGGCACCACCTCGACCGCGACCAACCCGAGCAAGACCTACAGCGCGGCGGGCACCTACAACGTCACCCTGACGGTCACCGACAACGGCGGCGCCACCAACACCAAGACCAGCGCGGTCACGGTGTCCGGCGGCCCGGGCGCGCAGACCTACACCAACGACACCGACGTGGCGATTCCCGACAACGCCACCGTCGAGAGCAACATCGTGGTGTCCGGCCGCACCGGCAACGGCTCGGCGACCACGCCGATCCAGGTGACGATCTACCACACCTACCGCAGCGACCTGAAGGTCGACCTGGTCGCGCCGGACGGCACCGTCTACAACCTGCACAACCGCACCGGCGGCAGCGCCGACAACATCATCCAGACCTTCACCAAGGACCTGTCGAGCGAAGCGCTCAACGGCACCTGGAAGCTGCGGGTGAACGACAACGCCACCGCCGACACCGGCCGCATCGACAAGTGGAGCATCACGTTCTGA
- a CDS encoding M14 family zinc carboxypeptidase, with amino-acid sequence MRFHTAALPLLLALSASAAAADDQPVFVTAKYENPKQLQRIASRFQHLIVDRQAKTVKVEAMPEDLAALRAAGFQYEVDQESTAQMQRLQSALKSSLNGAKSIPGYTCFRTVEETYQTMDQLAASKPQLASVRVIGPSWQKTQNAGTGYDMKVFKLTNSATDAALPNKPTLVLFGSIHAREYAPAELVTRFAEGLVNGYGTDAEATWLLDNFAFQLVLNANPDGRKKAEAGSSWRKNVNNSNGGGCSASSFGTDLNRNFPYHWNSVSGGSSGNQCAETYRGPTASSDPETQNLMRLVAGTRGSNGVYTGGIFPDRRPDDVNTPTPADYQGVFIDIHSNAAQVLWSWGDTSNPAPNRDALQTLGRRMAYFTGYRPQQSDELYATDGTTDDTMYGLLGVPSYTIELGGSFFESCSSFTGTTLPNNLRTLRYLARTLWAPLQLPSGPDTTSVSVSSSSVPAGTPVTVTANVNDGQFNQSNGSEAVQNIASARAYIDTPPWASGAVAIALSASDGSFNSSNENVTGSIPTGGLAAGVHTVYVQGTDASGKPGTPNAARFTVTGGGPGTNNPPTANFSSTASGLSVSFTDTSSDSDGTIASRSWNFGDGTTSTATNPSKTYASAGTYTVTLTVTDDDGATNTKTGSVTVGSGGAQTYSNDTDVAIVDNATVESSIVVSGRSGNGSASTPVQVTIYHTYKSDLKVDLVAPDGTLYNIHNRTGGSADNVIGTFNKDLSSEPLNGTWKLRVNDNASGDTGRIDAWSITF; translated from the coding sequence ATGCGCTTCCACACTGCCGCGTTGCCGCTGTTGCTGGCGCTGTCCGCCAGCGCCGCGGCCGCCGACGATCAGCCCGTGTTCGTCACCGCCAAATACGAAAATCCCAAGCAGCTGCAACGCATCGCCTCGCGCTTCCAGCACTTGATCGTCGACCGTCAGGCCAAGACCGTGAAGGTCGAAGCCATGCCCGAAGACCTGGCCGCGTTGCGCGCCGCGGGCTTCCAGTACGAAGTCGACCAGGAATCCACCGCGCAGATGCAGCGCCTGCAAAGCGCGCTGAAGTCTTCGTTGAACGGCGCCAAGAGCATCCCCGGCTACACCTGCTTCCGCACGGTCGAAGAAACCTACCAGACCATGGACCAGCTCGCCGCGAGCAAGCCGCAGCTGGCCAGCGTGCGGGTCATCGGGCCGAGCTGGCAGAAGACCCAGAACGCCGGCACCGGCTACGACATGAAGGTGTTCAAGCTGACCAACTCGGCGACCGACGCGGCGCTGCCGAACAAGCCGACGCTGGTGCTGTTCGGTTCGATCCACGCGCGCGAGTACGCGCCGGCCGAACTGGTCACGCGCTTCGCCGAAGGCCTGGTCAACGGCTACGGCACCGACGCCGAAGCGACCTGGCTGCTCGACAACTTCGCCTTCCAGTTGGTGCTCAACGCCAACCCCGACGGACGCAAGAAGGCCGAGGCCGGTTCGTCCTGGCGCAAGAACGTCAACAACAGCAACGGCGGCGGTTGCAGCGCGAGCAGCTTCGGCACCGACCTCAACCGCAATTTCCCGTACCACTGGAACAGCGTGTCCGGCGGCTCCAGCGGCAACCAGTGCGCCGAGACCTATCGCGGCCCGACCGCGTCGTCGGATCCGGAAACCCAGAACCTGATGCGCCTGGTCGCCGGCACCCGCGGCAGCAACGGCGTCTACACCGGCGGCATCTTCCCCGACCGCCGTCCCGACGACGTCAATACGCCGACGCCGGCCGACTACCAGGGCGTGTTCATCGACATCCACAGCAACGCCGCGCAGGTGCTGTGGTCGTGGGGCGACACCAGCAACCCGGCGCCGAACCGCGACGCGTTGCAGACCCTGGGCCGGCGCATGGCGTATTTCACCGGCTATCGGCCGCAGCAGTCCGACGAGCTCTACGCCACCGACGGCACCACCGACGACACCATGTACGGCCTGCTCGGCGTGCCCAGCTACACCATCGAGCTCGGCGGCAGCTTCTTCGAAAGCTGCAGCAGCTTCACCGGCACGACCTTGCCGAACAACCTGCGCACGCTGCGCTATCTGGCGCGTACGCTGTGGGCGCCGCTGCAGCTGCCGAGCGGGCCGGACACGACCTCGGTGAGCGTGTCGTCTTCGTCGGTGCCGGCCGGTACGCCGGTCACGGTCACCGCCAACGTCAACGACGGCCAGTTCAACCAGAGCAACGGCAGCGAAGCGGTGCAGAACATCGCCTCGGCGCGCGCCTACATCGACACGCCGCCGTGGGCGAGCGGGGCGGTGGCGATCGCACTGAGCGCCAGCGACGGCAGCTTCAACAGCAGCAACGAGAACGTCACCGGTTCGATCCCGACCGGCGGCCTGGCCGCGGGCGTGCATACGGTCTACGTGCAAGGCACCGACGCCTCGGGCAAGCCGGGCACGCCGAACGCCGCGCGCTTCACCGTGACCGGCGGCGGCCCGGGCACCAACAACCCGCCGACCGCGAACTTCAGCAGCACCGCCAGCGGGCTCAGCGTCAGCTTCACCGACACCTCCAGCGACAGCGACGGCACCATCGCCTCGCGCAGCTGGAACTTCGGCGACGGCACCACCTCGACCGCGACCAATCCGAGCAAGACCTACGCGTCCGCCGGCACCTACACCGTCACCCTGACCGTGACCGACGACGACGGCGCGACCAACACCAAGACCGGTTCGGTCACCGTCGGCAGCGGCGGCGCGCAGACCTACAGCAACGACACCGACGTGGCCATCGTCGACAACGCCACGGTGGAGAGCTCGATCGTGGTTTCCGGCCGCAGCGGCAACGGTTCGGCCAGCACGCCGGTGCAGGTGACGATCTACCACACCTACAAGAGCGATCTGAAGGTCGACCTGGTCGCGCCGGACGGAACCCTCTACAACATCCACAACCGCACCGGCGGCAGCGCCGACAACGTCATCGGCACGTTCAACAAGGACTTGTCGAGCGAGCCGTTGAACGGCACCTGGAAGCTGCGGGTCAACGACAACGCCAGCGGCGATACCGGGCGGATCGACGCCTGGAGCATCACCTTCTGA
- a CDS encoding proprotein convertase P-domain-containing protein — translation MKRICLSLGLLALSIGSALAAPALRPAAFDHARLTRVDRIALRTMPAVDVAKLRAEDVKRNARNEVPRFATALAVDIDTLKDGEWEDLDADTAIWRTRIESKDALSLNFHFDKFKLPAGARMLIYPADQGPASAAGRVRSFSSADNNAFGELWTPVVVGDEAVIEVVVPKAKLGELKLHLAKVNHDYVGFGKLVRAAQQQAGTKAASGSCEIDVVCPEGNGFRDIIRAVGAYSKQGTMWCTGSLVNNTANDKKMYFLTANHCGMTSASVNNSMVVYWNYQNSTCRTPGSAASGADGDGSLSQSQTGATLRATNAASDFTLLELSTAANPAYNLYWAGWDRRDQNYPNSIAIHHPNVADKRISFSDSASRFTGYGGADYNPPTVPNGTHLFVKWGVNRGVTEPGSSGSPLYSPDKRVIGQLHGGPSSCTVPQEQKADYYGRVFTSWTGGGTAATRLSDWLDTSGTGAQFVDGLDSSGTPGNQAPVANFSSSASGLTVSFTDSSTDSDGSIASRSWNFGDGTTSTATNPSKTYSAAGSYTVTLTVTDNAGATNTKTGTVTVGSSGVQTYSNGADVNIPDNNATGVTSSISVSGRTGNAPSNTQVAVDIVHTYQGDLIVDLIAPDGSVYNLHNRTGSGTDNIKKTYTVNLSSEALNGTWKLRAADRASADTGYINNWTITF, via the coding sequence ATGAAACGAATTTGCCTCAGCCTCGGCCTGCTCGCGCTGTCCATCGGCAGCGCGCTGGCCGCGCCGGCCCTGCGCCCGGCCGCGTTCGACCACGCCCGCCTGACCCGCGTCGACCGCATCGCCCTGCGCACCATGCCGGCGGTCGACGTCGCCAAGCTGCGCGCCGAAGACGTCAAGCGCAACGCGCGCAACGAAGTCCCGCGCTTCGCCACCGCGCTGGCGGTCGACATCGACACGCTCAAGGACGGCGAATGGGAAGACCTCGACGCCGACACCGCGATCTGGCGTACCCGCATCGAGTCCAAGGACGCGCTGTCGCTGAACTTCCATTTCGACAAGTTCAAGCTGCCGGCCGGCGCGCGCATGCTGATCTACCCGGCCGACCAGGGCCCGGCCTCGGCCGCCGGCCGCGTGCGCAGCTTCTCCAGCGCCGACAACAACGCCTTCGGCGAACTGTGGACGCCGGTCGTGGTCGGCGACGAAGCGGTGATCGAAGTGGTCGTGCCGAAGGCCAAGCTCGGCGAGCTCAAGCTGCATCTGGCCAAGGTCAACCACGACTACGTCGGCTTCGGCAAGCTGGTGCGCGCCGCGCAGCAGCAGGCCGGCACCAAGGCCGCCTCGGGCAGCTGCGAGATCGACGTGGTCTGCCCGGAAGGCAATGGCTTCCGCGACATCATCCGCGCGGTCGGCGCCTATTCGAAGCAGGGCACCATGTGGTGCACCGGTTCGCTGGTCAACAACACCGCGAACGACAAGAAGATGTACTTCCTGACCGCCAACCATTGCGGCATGACCAGCGCCTCGGTCAACAACTCGATGGTGGTCTACTGGAATTACCAGAATTCGACCTGCCGCACGCCGGGCTCGGCCGCCAGCGGCGCCGACGGCGATGGCTCGCTGTCGCAGTCGCAGACCGGCGCGACCCTGCGCGCGACCAACGCCGCGTCCGACTTCACCCTGCTCGAGCTGAGCACCGCGGCGAATCCGGCCTACAACCTGTACTGGGCCGGCTGGGACCGCCGCGACCAGAACTATCCGAACTCGATCGCCATCCACCATCCCAACGTCGCCGACAAGCGCATCAGCTTCTCCGACAGCGCGTCGCGCTTCACCGGCTACGGCGGCGCCGACTACAACCCGCCGACGGTTCCCAACGGCACCCATCTGTTCGTGAAGTGGGGCGTCAACCGCGGCGTGACCGAGCCGGGTTCGTCGGGCTCGCCGCTGTACAGCCCGGACAAGCGCGTGATCGGCCAGCTGCACGGCGGCCCGTCGAGCTGCACCGTGCCGCAGGAACAGAAGGCCGACTACTACGGCCGCGTGTTCACCTCCTGGACCGGCGGCGGCACCGCGGCCACGCGCCTGAGCGACTGGCTCGACACCTCCGGCACCGGCGCGCAGTTCGTCGACGGCCTGGATTCGTCCGGTACGCCGGGCAACCAGGCGCCGGTGGCGAACTTCAGTTCGTCGGCGAGCGGGCTGACGGTGAGCTTCACCGACAGCTCGACCGACAGCGACGGCAGCATCGCGTCGCGCAGCTGGAACTTCGGCGACGGCACGACCTCCACCGCGACCAATCCGAGCAAGACCTACAGCGCGGCGGGCAGCTACACCGTCACCCTGACCGTCACCGACAACGCCGGCGCGACCAACACCAAGACCGGCACGGTCACGGTCGGAAGCAGCGGCGTGCAGACCTACAGCAACGGCGCCGACGTCAACATTCCGGACAACAACGCCACCGGCGTGACCAGCTCGATCAGCGTCAGCGGCCGCACCGGCAACGCGCCGAGCAACACCCAGGTCGCGGTCGACATCGTCCACACCTACCAGGGCGACCTGATCGTCGATCTGATCGCGCCGGACGGTTCGGTGTACAACCTGCACAACCGCACCGGCTCGGGCACCGACAACATCAAGAAGACCTACACGGTGAACCTGTCGAGCGAAGCGCTCAACGGTACGTGGAAGCTGCGCGCGGCCGATCGCGCATCGGCGGACACGGGCTACATCAACAACTGGACGATCACGTTCTGA
- a CDS encoding proprotein convertase P-domain-containing protein, whose product MANFSSSASGLTVSFTDSSTDSDGTIASRSWEFGDGTTSTATNPSKTYAAAGTYTVKLTVADNGGATHSKTASVTVSAGGVQTYSNGADINIPDNNATGVTSSIAVSGRSGNAPSNAQIAVNIVHTYQGDLIVDLIAPDGSVYNLHNRTGGSADNINQTYTKNLSSEALNGTWKLRVADRAAQDTGYINSFGLTF is encoded by the coding sequence GTGGCGAACTTCAGCTCGTCGGCCAGCGGGCTGACGGTGAGCTTCACCGACAGCTCGACCGACAGCGACGGCACCATCGCCTCGCGCAGCTGGGAGTTCGGCGACGGCACCACCTCGACCGCGACCAACCCGAGCAAGACCTACGCCGCGGCCGGCACCTACACGGTCAAGCTGACCGTCGCCGACAACGGCGGCGCGACCCACAGCAAGACCGCGTCGGTCACGGTTTCGGCCGGCGGCGTGCAGACTTACAGCAACGGCGCCGACATCAACATTCCCGACAACAACGCCACCGGCGTCACCAGCTCGATCGCCGTGTCGGGCCGCAGCGGCAACGCGCCGAGCAACGCCCAGATCGCGGTCAACATCGTCCACACCTACCAGGGCGACCTGATCGTCGACCTGATCGCGCCGGACGGCTCGGTCTACAACCTGCACAACCGCACCGGCGGCAGCGCCGACAACATCAACCAGACCTACACCAAGAACCTGTCGAGCGAAGCGCTCAACGGCACCTGGAAGCTGCGCGTCGCCGACCGCGCCGCGCAGGACACCGGCTACATCAACAGCTTCGGCCTCACGTTCTGA